One part of the Arabidopsis thaliana chromosome 1 sequence genome encodes these proteins:
- the PCS2 gene encoding phytochelatin synthase 2, with protein sequence MSMASLYRRSLSPPAIDFASFEGKQIFNEALQKGTMEGFFGLISYFQTQSEPAFCGLASLSMVLNSLSIDPGRKWKGPWRWFDESMLECCEPLEIVKDKGISFGKVVCLAHSSGAKVEAFRTNQSTIDDFRKYVVKCSTSDNCHMISTYHRQVLKQTGTGHFSPIGGYNAERDMALILDVARFKYPPHWVPLKLLWDAMDSIDQSTGRRRGFMLISRPHREPGLLYTLSCKDESWISIAKYLKEDVPRLVSSQHVDTIERILYVVFKSLPANFNQFIKWMAEIRRTEDVNQNLSSEEKSRLKLKQELLKQVQETKLFKHVDKFLSSVYEDNLPYVAAKVYCDGDEILSGYESDESCCKETCVKCIKGLGEEKVTVVAYPSGNDVFTALLLALPPQTWSGIKDQSLLQEMKQLISMVSHPTLLQQEVLHLRRQLEMLKRCQENKEDEELSAPA encoded by the exons ATGTCTATGGCGAGTTTGTATCGGCGGTCTCTTTCCCCTCCGGCGATAGATTTCGCTTCTTTTGAAGGAAAG CAAATCTTCAATGAAGCGCTTCAGAAAGGCACTATGGAAGGATTTTTCGGGctgatttcttattttcagaCACAGTCTGAGCCAGCTTTTTGTGGCTTAGCTAGTCTTTCGATGGTTTTGAATTCTCTTTCTATTGACCCGGGAAGAAAGTGGAAAG GGCCTTGGAGGTGGTTTGATGAATCAATGCTGGAATGTTGCGAGCCGCTTGAAATAGTGAAGGATAAAGGCATTTCATTTGGAAAAGTGGTCTGTTTAGCTCATTCTTCAGGAGCAAAAGTCGAAGCTTTCCGCACAAATCAGAGCACCATTGATGATTTCCGCAAATATGTGGTCAAATGTTCAACTTCTGATAATTGTCATATGATCTCAACATATCATAGGCAAGTACTCAAGCAG ACTGGAACTGGCCACTTTTCACCTATTGGTGGTTATAATGCTGAAAGAGATATGGCTTTGATTCTTGATGTCGCTCGTTTCAAGTATCCTCCTCACTGGGTTCCTCTTAAACTTCTTTGGGATGCCATGGATAGTATTGATCAGTCAACAGGGAGACGTAGAGG GTTCATGCTTATATCAAGACCCCACAGAGAACCAGGATTGCTCTATACATTA AGTTGTAAGGATGAGAGCTGGATCAGCATTGCAAAGTATTTGAAGGAAGATGTTCCTCGTCTTGTAAGCTCACAACATGTTGATACTATTGAAAGAATCTTATATGTTGTATTCAAGTCACTTCCAGCAAATTTCAACCAATTTATCAAATGGATGGCTGAGATTCGAAGAACAGAGGAtgtaaatcaaaatcttaGCTCAGAAGAGAAATCAAGGCTCAAATTAAAG CAAGAGTTACTGAAACAAGTGCAAGAAACTAAACTGTTCAAGCATGTGGATAAGTTTCTCTCCTCTGTGTACGAAGACAATCTGCCATATGTTGCTGCTAAGGTTTATTGTGACGGAGATGAAATCTTATCGGGATATGAATCAGATGAATCCTGTTGTAAGGAAACTTGTGTCAAATGTATCAAAG GTCTTGGTGAGGAGAAAGTGACAGTGGTAGCTTACCCATCCGGGAACGATGTGTTCACTGCTCTTCTGTTGGCTTTACCTCCACAGACGTGGTCAGGTATCAAAGACCAGTCACTTTTGCAAGAAATGAAACAGCTCATTTCCATGGTTAGCCACCCGACTTTGCTTCAACAAGAG GTTTTGCATCTACGACGCCAACTTGAGATGCTAAAACGATGCCAGGAGAataaagaagacgaagaactCTCTGCTCCTGCCTAA
- the PCS2 gene encoding phytochelatin synthase 2, whose amino-acid sequence MSMASLYRRSLSPPAIDFASFEGKQIFNEALQKGTMEGFFGLISYFQTQSEPAFCGLASLSMVLNSLSIDPGRKWKGIHTSTGEYICWWVFEFFWFLSGPWRWFDESMLECCEPLEIVKDKGISFGKVVCLAHSSGAKVEAFRTNQSTIDDFRKYVVKCSTSDNCHMISTYHRQVLKQTGTGHFSPIGGYNAERDMALILDVARFKYPPHWVPLKLLWDAMDSIDQSTGRRRGFMLISRPHREPGLLYTLSCKDESWISIAKYLKEDVPRLVSSQHVDTIERILYVVFKSLPANFNQFIKWMAEIRRTEDVNQNLSSEEKSRLKLKQELLKQVQETKLFKHVDKFLSSVYEDNLPYVAAKVYCDGDEILSGYESDESCCKETCVKCIKGLGEEKVTVVAYPSGNDVFTALLLALPPQTWSGIKDQSLLQEMKQLISMVSHPTLLQQEVLHLRRQLEMLKRCQENKEDEELSAPA is encoded by the exons ATGTCTATGGCGAGTTTGTATCGGCGGTCTCTTTCCCCTCCGGCGATAGATTTCGCTTCTTTTGAAGGAAAG CAAATCTTCAATGAAGCGCTTCAGAAAGGCACTATGGAAGGATTTTTCGGGctgatttcttattttcagaCACAGTCTGAGCCAGCTTTTTGTGGCTTAGCTAGTCTTTCGATGGTTTTGAATTCTCTTTCTATTGACCCGGGAAGAAAGTGGAAAGGTATACATACCTCTACTGGAGAGTACATTTGTTGGtgggtttttgaatttttttggtttctctcaGGGCCTTGGAGGTGGTTTGATGAATCAATGCTGGAATGTTGCGAGCCGCTTGAAATAGTGAAGGATAAAGGCATTTCATTTGGAAAAGTGGTCTGTTTAGCTCATTCTTCAGGAGCAAAAGTCGAAGCTTTCCGCACAAATCAGAGCACCATTGATGATTTCCGCAAATATGTGGTCAAATGTTCAACTTCTGATAATTGTCATATGATCTCAACATATCATAGGCAAGTACTCAAGCAG ACTGGAACTGGCCACTTTTCACCTATTGGTGGTTATAATGCTGAAAGAGATATGGCTTTGATTCTTGATGTCGCTCGTTTCAAGTATCCTCCTCACTGGGTTCCTCTTAAACTTCTTTGGGATGCCATGGATAGTATTGATCAGTCAACAGGGAGACGTAGAGG GTTCATGCTTATATCAAGACCCCACAGAGAACCAGGATTGCTCTATACATTA AGTTGTAAGGATGAGAGCTGGATCAGCATTGCAAAGTATTTGAAGGAAGATGTTCCTCGTCTTGTAAGCTCACAACATGTTGATACTATTGAAAGAATCTTATATGTTGTATTCAAGTCACTTCCAGCAAATTTCAACCAATTTATCAAATGGATGGCTGAGATTCGAAGAACAGAGGAtgtaaatcaaaatcttaGCTCAGAAGAGAAATCAAGGCTCAAATTAAAG CAAGAGTTACTGAAACAAGTGCAAGAAACTAAACTGTTCAAGCATGTGGATAAGTTTCTCTCCTCTGTGTACGAAGACAATCTGCCATATGTTGCTGCTAAGGTTTATTGTGACGGAGATGAAATCTTATCGGGATATGAATCAGATGAATCCTGTTGTAAGGAAACTTGTGTCAAATGTATCAAAG GTCTTGGTGAGGAGAAAGTGACAGTGGTAGCTTACCCATCCGGGAACGATGTGTTCACTGCTCTTCTGTTGGCTTTACCTCCACAGACGTGGTCAGGTATCAAAGACCAGTCACTTTTGCAAGAAATGAAACAGCTCATTTCCATGGTTAGCCACCCGACTTTGCTTCAACAAGAG GTTTTGCATCTACGACGCCAACTTGAGATGCTAAAACGATGCCAGGAGAataaagaagacgaagaactCTCTGCTCCTGCCTAA
- the PCS2 gene encoding phytochelatin synthase 2 (phytochelatin synthase 2 (PCS2); CONTAINS InterPro DOMAIN/s: Phytochelatin synthase, C-terminal (InterPro:IPR015407), Phytochelatin synthase (InterPro:IPR007719); BEST Arabidopsis thaliana protein match is: phytochelatin synthase 1 (PCS1) (TAIR:AT5G44070.1); Has 342 Blast hits to 342 proteins in 145 species: Archae - 0; Bacteria - 138; Metazoa - 36; Fungi - 7; Plants - 117; Viruses - 0; Other Eukaryotes - 44 (source: NCBI BLink).) has protein sequence MLECCEPLEIVKDKGISFGKVVCLAHSSGAKVEAFRTNQSTIDDFRKYVVKCSTSDNCHMISTYHRQVLKQTGTGHFSPIGGYNAERDMALILDVARFKYPPHWVPLKLLWDAMDSIDQSTGRRRGFMLISRPHREPGLLYTLSCKDESWISIAKYLKEDVPRLVSSQHVDTIERILYVVFKSLPANFNQFIKWMAEIRRTEDVNQNLSSEEKSRLKLKQELLKQVQETKLFKHVDKFLSSVYEDNLPYVAAKVYCDGDEILSGYESDESCCKETCVKCIKGLGEEKVTVVAYPSGNDVFTALLLALPPQTWSGIKDQSLLQEMKQLISMVSHPTLLQQEVLHLRRQLEMLKRCQENKEDEELSAPA, from the exons ATGCTGGAATGTTGCGAGCCGCTTGAAATAGTGAAGGATAAAGGCATTTCATTTGGAAAAGTGGTCTGTTTAGCTCATTCTTCAGGAGCAAAAGTCGAAGCTTTCCGCACAAATCAGAGCACCATTGATGATTTCCGCAAATATGTGGTCAAATGTTCAACTTCTGATAATTGTCATATGATCTCAACATATCATAGGCAAGTACTCAAGCAG ACTGGAACTGGCCACTTTTCACCTATTGGTGGTTATAATGCTGAAAGAGATATGGCTTTGATTCTTGATGTCGCTCGTTTCAAGTATCCTCCTCACTGGGTTCCTCTTAAACTTCTTTGGGATGCCATGGATAGTATTGATCAGTCAACAGGGAGACGTAGAGG GTTCATGCTTATATCAAGACCCCACAGAGAACCAGGATTGCTCTATACATTA AGTTGTAAGGATGAGAGCTGGATCAGCATTGCAAAGTATTTGAAGGAAGATGTTCCTCGTCTTGTAAGCTCACAACATGTTGATACTATTGAAAGAATCTTATATGTTGTATTCAAGTCACTTCCAGCAAATTTCAACCAATTTATCAAATGGATGGCTGAGATTCGAAGAACAGAGGAtgtaaatcaaaatcttaGCTCAGAAGAGAAATCAAGGCTCAAATTAAAG CAAGAGTTACTGAAACAAGTGCAAGAAACTAAACTGTTCAAGCATGTGGATAAGTTTCTCTCCTCTGTGTACGAAGACAATCTGCCATATGTTGCTGCTAAGGTTTATTGTGACGGAGATGAAATCTTATCGGGATATGAATCAGATGAATCCTGTTGTAAGGAAACTTGTGTCAAATGTATCAAAG GTCTTGGTGAGGAGAAAGTGACAGTGGTAGCTTACCCATCCGGGAACGATGTGTTCACTGCTCTTCTGTTGGCTTTACCTCCACAGACGTGGTCAGGTATCAAAGACCAGTCACTTTTGCAAGAAATGAAACAGCTCATTTCCATGGTTAGCCACCCGACTTTGCTTCAACAAGAG GTTTTGCATCTACGACGCCAACTTGAGATGCTAAAACGATGCCAGGAGAataaagaagacgaagaactCTCTGCTCCTGCCTAA
- the PCS2 gene encoding phytochelatin synthase 2: MSMASLYRRSLSPPAIDFASFEGKQIFNEALQKGTMEGFFGLISYFQTQSEPAFCGLASLSMVLNSLSIDPGRKWKGPWRWFDESMLECCEPLEIVKDKGISFGKVVCLAHSSGAKVEAFRTNQSTIDDFRKYVVKCSTSDNCHMISTYHRQVLKQTGTGHFSPIGGYNAERDMALILDVARFKYPPHWVPLKLLWDAMDSIDQSTGRRRGFMLISRPHREPGLLYTLSCKDESWISIAKYLKEDVPRLVSSQHVDTIERILYVVFKSLPANFNQFIKWMAEIRRTEDVNQNLSSEEKSRLKLKQELLKQVQETKLFKHVDKFLSSVYEDNLPYVAAKVYCDGDEILSGYESDESCCKETCVKCIKGMFVLTFWLSF; encoded by the exons ATGTCTATGGCGAGTTTGTATCGGCGGTCTCTTTCCCCTCCGGCGATAGATTTCGCTTCTTTTGAAGGAAAG CAAATCTTCAATGAAGCGCTTCAGAAAGGCACTATGGAAGGATTTTTCGGGctgatttcttattttcagaCACAGTCTGAGCCAGCTTTTTGTGGCTTAGCTAGTCTTTCGATGGTTTTGAATTCTCTTTCTATTGACCCGGGAAGAAAGTGGAAAG GGCCTTGGAGGTGGTTTGATGAATCAATGCTGGAATGTTGCGAGCCGCTTGAAATAGTGAAGGATAAAGGCATTTCATTTGGAAAAGTGGTCTGTTTAGCTCATTCTTCAGGAGCAAAAGTCGAAGCTTTCCGCACAAATCAGAGCACCATTGATGATTTCCGCAAATATGTGGTCAAATGTTCAACTTCTGATAATTGTCATATGATCTCAACATATCATAGGCAAGTACTCAAGCAG ACTGGAACTGGCCACTTTTCACCTATTGGTGGTTATAATGCTGAAAGAGATATGGCTTTGATTCTTGATGTCGCTCGTTTCAAGTATCCTCCTCACTGGGTTCCTCTTAAACTTCTTTGGGATGCCATGGATAGTATTGATCAGTCAACAGGGAGACGTAGAGG GTTCATGCTTATATCAAGACCCCACAGAGAACCAGGATTGCTCTATACATTA AGTTGTAAGGATGAGAGCTGGATCAGCATTGCAAAGTATTTGAAGGAAGATGTTCCTCGTCTTGTAAGCTCACAACATGTTGATACTATTGAAAGAATCTTATATGTTGTATTCAAGTCACTTCCAGCAAATTTCAACCAATTTATCAAATGGATGGCTGAGATTCGAAGAACAGAGGAtgtaaatcaaaatcttaGCTCAGAAGAGAAATCAAGGCTCAAATTAAAG CAAGAGTTACTGAAACAAGTGCAAGAAACTAAACTGTTCAAGCATGTGGATAAGTTTCTCTCCTCTGTGTACGAAGACAATCTGCCATATGTTGCTGCTAAGGTTTATTGTGACGGAGATGAAATCTTATCGGGATATGAATCAGATGAATCCTGTTGTAAGGAAACTTGTGTCAAATGTATCAAAGGTATGTTTGTTCTTACATTCTGGTTATCTTTCTAA
- a CDS encoding PAK-box/P21-Rho-binding family protein (PAK-box/P21-Rho-binding family protein; CONTAINS InterPro DOMAIN/s: PAK-box/P21-Rho-binding (InterPro:IPR000095); BEST Arabidopsis thaliana protein match is: PAK-box/P21-Rho-binding family protein (TAIR:AT4G28556.1); Has 35333 Blast hits to 34131 proteins in 2444 species: Archae - 798; Bacteria - 22429; Metazoa - 974; Fungi - 991; Plants - 531; Viruses - 0; Other Eukaryotes - 9610 (source: NCBI BLink).), with translation MINLHNAENEKEAEMQIGTPTDVKHVAHIGWDGGSVNHNPPSWMKDFKVLGGYSPALIGNIKEDASCIFEDSTRSRDIPRLPKSSRERSSTLGGSPTKERSRRRGSSQYNGNPKVSRRSSKESSAIPQDGGFNKKSRRKKSKDCVDGGSRRSSRRVRGSQVESISDSSSTSDAGYLT, from the exons atgATCAATTTGCATAACGCAGAAAACGAGAAAGAGGCAGAGATGCAAATTGGAACTCCAACAGATGTAAAACATGTTGCTCACATTGGTTGGGATGGAGGCTCTGTCAATCATAATCCACCCAGCTGg ATGAAAGATTTCAAAGTATTGGGTGGATATTCACCGGCGCTTATCGGAAATATCAAGGAGGATGCTTCATGCATTTTTGAAG ATTCGACTCGGTCACGTGATATACCGAGACTTCCAAAATCGTCGAGAGAGCGTTCGAGCACTTTAGGTGGTTCACCAACAAAAGAACGATCACGACGACGTGGATCTTCACAATATAATGGAAACCCTAAAGTTTCACGGAGATCATCAAAAGAATCTTCTGCTATTCCTCAAGATGGTGGTTTTAATAAGAAATCTcgtagaaaaaaatcaaaggaCTGTGTAGATGGTGGATCTAGAAGATCGTCACGACGAGTACGTGGATCTCAAGTAGAATCTATAAGTGATTCTTCATCAACGTCTGATGCAGGATATCTAACTTAA
- a CDS encoding Long-chain fatty alcohol dehydrogenase family protein (Long-chain fatty alcohol dehydrogenase family protein; FUNCTIONS IN: oxidoreductase activity, oxidoreductase activity, acting on CH-OH group of donors, FAD binding; CONTAINS InterPro DOMAIN/s: Glucose-methanol-choline oxidoreductase, N-terminal (InterPro:IPR000172), Glucose-methanol-choline oxidoreductase, C-terminal (InterPro:IPR007867), Long-chain fatty alcohol dehydrogenase (InterPro:IPR012400); BEST Arabidopsis thaliana protein match is: Long-chain fatty alcohol dehydrogenase family protein (TAIR:AT4G28570.1); Has 3131 Blast hits to 2994 proteins in 799 species: Archae - 23; Bacteria - 2103; Metazoa - 14; Fungi - 174; Plants - 167; Viruses - 0; Other Eukaryotes - 650 (source: NCBI BLink).), translating to MVGGRRLGKRGSPLLRWSVKQESFSHGFSKSDLQALSSICDAIMPPVPLESLNLEMKLKVLRNDALLSFFKSSSSESHVRPDEVAELLATKAIPLTVLVVRIVLRILTFRLGTLLLCGLVCLDKKHWPFLLKFSEMSLEKREKVLQRWNTQWYNPLARIGFMMIKAIFLFYYFTWTNENSENPVWDAINYSVEIGENEDMEQKERPLDEGIIETAKEDEMTIKQRMINKGLKVTEDRERDTYKIECDAVVVGSGCGGGVAAAILAKSGLRVVVIEKGNYFAPRDYSALEGPSMFELFESNSLMMTHDGRFRFMAGSTVGGGSVVNWAASLKTPDAIIEEWSVHRGISIYSSEKYKAAMGIVCKRLGVTEKIIREGFQNQILRKGCEKLGLDVTIVPRNSTEKHYCGSCSYGCPTGEKRGTDSTWLVDAVNNNAVILTQCKAEKLILADNDANKREESGRRKRCLGVAASLSHQTRKKLQINAKVTIVACGSLKTPGLLASSGLKNSNISRGLHIHPIMMAWGYFPEKNSELEGAAHEGEIVTSLHYVHPMDSTTPNITLETPAIGPGTFAALTPWVSGSDMKERMAKYARTAHIFAMVRDEGVGEVKGDIVKYRLTKADEENLTIGLKQALRILVAAGAAEVGTYRSDGQRMKCDGIKQKDLEAFLDTVNAPPGVVSMSKHWTQSFTAHQIGCCRMGATEKEGAIDGKGESWEAEDLYVCDASVLPTALGVNPMITVQSTAYCISNRIAELMKKRKKD from the exons ATGgtaggaggaagaagattagGGAAGAGAGGAAGCCCTTTGTTGAGATGGAGTGTGAAACAAGAAAGCTTCAGCCATGGATTCTCAAAATCTGACCTCCAAGCTCTCTCTTCCATTTGCGACGCTATTATGCCTCCTGTTCCATTAGAGAGCTTAAATCTTGAGATGAAGTTGAAGGTTTTGCGCAACGATGCACTCTTATCTTTCttcaagtcttcttcttctgagtcTCATGTTCGACCAGATGAG GTGGCAGAGCTACTGGCGACCAAGGCAATACCATTGACAGTTTTAGTGGTGAGAATAGTTTTGAGAATACTCACATTCAGACTGGGGACGTTACTGCTTTGCGGGTTAGTCTGTCTTGACAAGAAGCATTGGCCTTTTCTTCTCAAGTTCTCTGAAATGTCCCTGGAGAAGAGGGAAAAGGTTCTTCAGAGATGGAACACACAGTGGTATAACCCACTAGCGAGAATCGGCTTTATGATGATCAAAGCCATCTTCTTGTTCTACTACTTCACATGG ACAAATGAAAATTCAGAAAACCCAGTATGGGATGCAATTAATTATAGCGTGGAAATTGGTGAAAATGAGGACATGGAACAAAAGGAAAGACCTCTAGATGAAGGGATCATCGAGACtgcaaaagaagatgagatgaCCATCAAGCAACGTATGATCAACAAAGGCCTCAAAGTCACAGAAGACAGAGAAAGGGACACTTACAAGATCGAGTGTGATGCAGTGGTAGTGGGTTCTGGCTGTGGCGGAGGGGTTGCAGCTGCAATTCTAGCAAAGTCGGGCCTTAGGGTGGTAGTTATCGAGAAGGGGAACTACTTTGCCCCCAGAGACTACTCAGCTCTCGAGGGCCCTTCCATGTTTGAGCTGTTTGAGTCCAATAGCTTGATGATGACTCATGATGGCAGGTTCCGGTTCATGGCAGGATCAACAGTCGGTGGTGGCTCTGTGGTAAACTGGGCAGCGTCCTTAAAAACACCTGATGCTATCATCGAAGAATGGTCAGTACATCGAGGGATTTCAATATATTCTAGTGAGAAATATAAGGCGGCGATGGGTATTGTCTGCAAGAGGTTAGGTGTCACTGAGAAAATCATCAGAGAAGGGTTTCAGAACCAGATTCTGCGGAAAGGTTGCGAGAAGCTTGGTTTGGATGTGACAATAGTGCCAAGGAATTCAACAGAGAAACATTATTGCGGTAGTTGCTCGTATGGATGCCCAACCGGAGAGAAGAGAGGGACAGATTCAACCTGGCTGGTTGATGCAGTTAACAACAATGCTGTGATCCTAACACAGTGCAAGGCTGAGAAACTAATCTTGGCGGATAACGATGCTAACAAAAGAGAGGAGAGCGgacgaagaaaaagatgttTGGGAGTCGCAGCCTCTCTATCCCACCAAACCAGAAAGAAGCTTCAGATCAATGCCAAAGTGACAATTGTGGCTTGCGGCTCGCTTAAGACACCAGGATTGTTGGCTTCAAGCGGGTTGAAGAATTCAAACATCAGTCGCGGTCTCCATATCCACCCTATCATGATGGCTTGGGGCTACTTCCCAGAAAAGAATTCAGAATTGGAAGGAGCGGCTCATGAGGGAGAGATCGTCACTTCATTGCATTATGTGCATCCAATGGACTCCACTACACCTAACATCACACTGGAGACTCCTGCTATAGGACCAGGTACGTTCGCAGCTCTGACCCCGTGGGTCTCTGGGTCAGACATGAAAGAAAGAATGGCCAAATACGCAAGAACAGCTCATATTTTTGCCATGGTGAGAGATGAAGGAGTTGGAGAGGTGAAAGGAGACATTGTCAAATACAGATTAACCAAAGCGGACGAAGAGAATCTGACAATTGGGTTAAAGCAAGCACTGAGGATCCTAGTAGCAGCAGGAGCAGCGGAGGTAGGCACATACAGGAGCGACGGGCAGAGAATGAAGTGTGATGGAATCAAACAGAAAGATCTAGAGGCATTTTTAGATACCGTAAACGCGCCACCTGGAGTTGTGTCCATGAGTAAGCATTGGACTCAATCCTTTACAGCGCATCAAATAGGATGTTGCCGTATGGGTGCCACAGAAAAGGAAGGAGCCATTGATGGAAAAGGAGAGAGCTGGGAGGCAGAAGATTTGTATGTCTGTGATGCAAGTGTTCTGCCTACAGCTCTTGGTGTTAATCCCATGATCACCGTTCAGTCCACTGCTTACTGCATATCCAACAGAATAGCCGAGttaatgaagaagaggaagaaagactga
- a CDS encoding uncharacterized protein (unknown protein; BEST Arabidopsis thaliana protein match is: unknown protein (TAIR:AT5G44060.1); Has 62 Blast hits to 62 proteins in 10 species: Archae - 0; Bacteria - 0; Metazoa - 0; Fungi - 0; Plants - 62; Viruses - 0; Other Eukaryotes - 0 (source: NCBI BLink).), with product MNTKTMRLPPRRVLTADKRKERDAFISSVTDNPPEIAKFPSPPPKLVPPPVNPISKKSSTAAAEPIGSNQLMLAGYLSHEYLTQGTLFGEQWNQARAQAESSKIKPSHTVEPAEECEPKRKRYREVANLLRSDGAQLPGIVNPAQLARFLKL from the coding sequence ATGAACACCAAAACGATGCGTCTTCCCCCACGTCGCGTTCTAACGGCGGATAAGCGCAAAGAACGAGACGCCTTCATCTCCTCCGTCACCGATAATCCGCCGGAAATCGCCAAGTTTCCCTCTCCGCCGCCTAAACTTGTTCCTCCGCCGGTTAATCCCATTTCCAAGAAATCTTCAACCGCAGCAGCCGAGCCGATCGGCTCGAACCAACTGATGTTAGCCGGTTATCTGAGCCACGAGTACCTCACCCAAGGCACACTCTTCGGAGAGCAATGGAACCAGGCTCGAGCCCAAGCCGAGTCCAGTAAGATAAAGCCGAGCCATACTGTTGAGCCGGCTGAGGAATGTGAGCCGAAACGGAAGAGGTATAGGGAGGTTGCTAATCTTCTCCGGTCAGATGGGGCCCAACTGCCCGGCATCGTCAATCCTGCCCAGCTTGCCCGATTTCTCAAACTGTGA